The Schistocerca gregaria isolate iqSchGreg1 unplaced genomic scaffold, iqSchGreg1.2 ptg000182l, whole genome shotgun sequence sequence TACTTTTGAGTATATTCTTCTTATGTCCTCAACTCGGAAATTTGAACCTTTGCGATGAGAATATAGATGCAACTGTAGGGTGACAGATATTGCAATAAAATATTCTCATAATTTATGTTTTTAGATTCAGGAAAACACTATCTATACAGCATTACCTTTTTTTGACTGCTGATCAATATTCAATTGAGGCACGAATGATCATGAATGTGTAAGGGTATGTATTAACTGCAAATTACGATATTTTAAAGTTATTCGGTTTAGAGCGGCTTTTATTTAAACATTTAAATGcatgttaaaattttaatatttcaatcaACAAAATATTACTTGTATGATAAATGCGCATTCTGGGTTAGAAACGGTTAAGCCAACGTGCAGCATATTTTGCAAAAATGGCCTAGGCTTAAACTTTCCGCAAAGCAAAAGCCATAATTTTGGACTTCAGGCTGCATCGGACTAATTTGTTTGCCGTTGGTAAAAAAATTTCAAGTCTTTTGAACAAAACACACAGTTTGACAGAATACAAGATTTTCAAAAGCAATAATTTAAAATACATGTCTAAACCATAGCTATAAGGGGTCTTATAAACTTATATGGCTTCACAGTCTTCCTCCTCTATTCCTATAACTAAAATAATAGACATGAAACCTGGCATGAAGAATTTAAATGTTATGTTTATTGTGCTCGAAAGAGGATCTACTACAAAAACTAAGGAAGGCGGTATTATTGTCCAGCACCTTGTAGCAGATTCTACGGCTTCTATAACAGCCTCTCTGTGGGATGAAAAAGGTGAAGCTCTACAGCCAGGGGATATATTTATCATGAATGGGGGGTATGTTGCTATTTAATACTACAGCATTCGGTGATTTTTCATTTTGAACTCTGGTCTGAATTAACCATATCTCTTGAGCTATGCCTCTTTGTATAAGACATCATTAATGCTATATTGTAGTCGATACGGATCCATAGAAAGAGTTGGAGAGTATGAAtataaatgaaatttattgtaCTAAAAGTATTAACTCAAAAATTCTTTagatttacatttttgttttcagaGCAATTAAACATTAGTAATTTTGAATGGATTCCAGATGCCAATGCTCCTGGTGGCTATATCCAAGTAGAGAGTCGGAGCAAAGGTGGAATTAGAAGTTCTTCTATTCATCCTACGCTGCGATAATATTTGATCTTATTATTTGTAAGTATTCTGTAACGTGTTCAATATAATTTAATTGGTTAATGTTAATCATAATTGGTAGAAGTATTATTTCATTTATACTAGTTGGTCTTTAAATCTTATCTAATTTCAGACATAGATAATTCTgttactgaaattaaaaataaacttcATTACAAAAAGCATCAAAAATAATACAGGTAGTCTGTCGACGGCCATTTATgttcagaaataataaaataattctgaTTGCATTTTTAATGATCTAGACTATCACGCTTCTGAACTTTTTCAAACTATCAATACTGTTACTCTATAAGCTAAGATTTTGCTTAGATTATCTCTGTTGAgagataattaaaaaaattaaaaaattcaaatatgaTGATTGAATCGTGGCTTGGTAGTGAGATGTTAAACTCATAGTATTGGTTACGTCAATCGCATTAAAAATCAGGTGTAATAAACGTTATTACAGAAATTTCATATCGAACCTGGTTTAGAAATTTAACTCAATATTTCCATATTATTTAGAAGCTAAAATCTAAATACTACCTAAAAAATTTGTGTACTACCCTTCGATTCAATAATAGTATTGAATTCGACTTAAAAAATCAGATGTGTGCTAGTGCGGCTATTCCCCTTATTTATTCAAAAACTTAACTTTGACTGGCTGTAGagatgaattaaataaaacagatttcTTATTTTACTGGTCGCCGTATCATTGATAATCAATATCCAGTAATGGTGAATTATCGCTAATTTgttgtataaattttgtctaacCTAACCTCAATGTATACAAAAGACGTTATTTATAAATCCATGATATAGTTAAATTATACAATTTTGTTTTCAAGTTGGATTAATTTCTACGATTATGTGATAATTAAAATTTATGCAAACAAACAGAATTTACAATATTAATATCTATTCTGGTAATTTTAATAACATGATACCATTACAGTATCAATAATATTTTTAGATATCAATTtgcattatttttttattcattgtacaTATATATCATAAAATTAAGTAATGCATATAATTTAATAAATAAGCATCAATCCTGTTGCCACAACCAGTATTTGAAGTATACCAATATAGTATACAGGTTCTGTGCCTGATAGCAAATTGGCTTTACAGGTAACATTAACATTTTTTGCGCATTCTGCATTCGTATCTGAAATAATAACAATAGTTCCCAAATCACTAAATAATAATAAACGATTAGTATTACAATAATGCACAAATATAATATTGTTATTTATATTACTGTCTAATAATTACATACCAAACATGATGATTTAAATAAGTATCTCTAAGAATATCTTCTTTACAGCTGTATCTAAGATCAGCATTACCATTCAAACGTCTATACACAGTCGTATAACGTAAGTATTACTTATTGAGGACCATTTTCTACAAAATATAGGTATATGGAATATGCTGTAAAAAATATAAACGTACAATTCTCTTATATTTATATTAATAACTGGGAATTGGCCGGATAATTTGTTATATGAGAGATCTCTAAAAAAAGAAGTTAATCATCTCTGTGTAATGCTGTTGTATTTGAAGAGTTATTTTCTGCATATGTAATGTGCAAAGCGTACAGCATTACCAACTTCTCATGCCTGATAAACGATGGAATATTATCTGATAGCTGATTATTTGAAAGGTTTCTGTGTATAAAAAATAGGTTAATATAGAATTCTATTTATATTTTATAATAGTACATAAATAACATGGATATGTTCGATTTAAACGTACAGTTTTGACAACTTAAGATTTCTATAGAATTGTGGAATCTCGCCTGATAATCTATTATATGAAATATCACTATATAAAGAGATTAATAAATTCATttatattgtattgtgttgtataattattttttatgcGCAATAAAACGTACATTTAGACAATTCAGAATTAAATTTGAAAGAAGATAATTCACCCGTCAATTGATTATGGTGAAGATACCTTTATACAATAGATCAATTAATATCTTTACATTATATAATATAAAACTACATATGTtttatggatatatatatatatatgtattattcAAAATAAGCATACAATTCCGATAATTTAGGTAATTCCTTAGTGTCTGGGACTTCCTGATTTAATCTGTTATGTGAAAGGTTTCTGTAGACAGATACAAAAAAATTAGCATATTATGATTTTTACTATGTTACATGCATGCAACCCATATCTAACCAGTTAATTTAACATACAGGTATTCCAATTTTTTAAGCTCAAAATTTGTTATATTATTTAATTGACAAGACGATATATCCCTATTTAGAAAAAAGTTAATATAGAGCTATATTCGTgtgaatgtatatatatatatatatttatatgttaaATAAGCATACAATTTCAATAAATTAGGAGCATTAATTTCTGAAACTCTAATAAATCCATTTTGTGACatatttctgtatatatatatatatatgaattagtATAATATGTTATAACatctatttcatataattatttttgtaCCCAATCTAATAAAAACGTACAATATCGATAGTCTAATATTATTTTCGAAAGTTTGGACGTCACCACCAAtagttattttatttgatgaaacatctcttcatataaaaatttgtttaataAAGTCGGCTATATACCATTGAAATATAGTTGTTATGTATATATAAATGCATATATACATTTATACGCTTATTTAGAGCGGACATACAGAGTTTCTAAATTGATATTCCTGCTAAagcttttcatttctgagaacagattcattgaaagatttctaaatataaatgaattaatgtaaattatttgcattatataaatGTATTACAATACAAGTTATATATTAAGATGTCTAATATTGTGTCTATTACTTTTAGATAAACATACAAGTAAACCAATTTGGTATTTCGTTCAAATGATGGTATCTTCCCTGAGAACCCGTTATTAGAGAGATCTCTATGTAAAGAGCAATTCAATATATTCATTTTTAGTATTACATTATGTCGACtatatcattatatatatatatacactcgtcTAGCGCAAAAAAACGTACACCGATACCAGCTGATTGTTATCACGGAATTGTGAAATTTGACCTGAAAGGGAGTTAGATGAAACATtactgtatgtaaaaaacagtttaatatatttttattatacaaTCACTTATAGCTGGTAACTATGATCAAAGCAAACAAACATACATTTTGGTCAACTTGATCATGTCATCAAAGATATTATGTAAGAAGCCAGATATCTTATTATTTGAAAAGATCtctgcaaaaacaaattaatattttcgtGTTAAATAATAACGTGTCATATTCAGCGTATATATGGGATAGATGGGTCAGCTTAACGTACAGTATTGACAATGAGCTTGGATCAATTGATGGAATAGTTTTTAATAGATTACTTGAAATGTCTCTATTTAATGAATTagcatatgtttatttctattgtactACAATACTGCCTATCTGTATAATAATATATATACATGTgtactattatatatatatttataataatatctAGATAAACATacaatattgataatttttattgtaaatgaaactgaatgagttttcaattttattttttgaaagatCTCTGGATATGATAACCAAATTAGTATAGTATTTACGTCAAGTATTTAATGCTGtatataacaatatatatatatatattatcaaatAAGTGTATTAAACCAAACGTACATAATTGatatttttttattgaattctGTATTATTATTAGTTTAACATGTTATTTGAAGCGTTTCTGTATAAAAATATGTTAGCGTAATAGGATTCATGTATATATTTTATCACATATATAACGTACAATATCAATAAATTCGTTCTATCAAAATCTGGAAGGTcgccttttaatttattatttgataCATCACTGCATGCAAATAGATAAATCAGTAAGTTTTTTAATATTATGTAACACTATGTGTATAGACTAGGCTATTTATAATTAGGATATCATGGAATATTTATTCGTTGTCCTAAATTGacatacaaatatctcaaattagGGTTATTAATAAAACTTGGAATGCTACCAGTTAGACCAGTATTTGAAATGTTGCTACACAAAAGAGGTCAAGTCTTGTTGTCAGTTTCCAATATAATTATTTAGAGATCAACTAGTACTGTTTCGAAGTATGTCATATAATAAATTGTTAAAGTATCATTATTAATTATGCATATTGATACAATTGAACTTTGACATACATATATAATAGGGTACTTGGTAATTTAGTTAATTCACCATCAAACCTGGTGTTGGAAAGATCTCTATATCAAAGCATTATAGATCGAgttcatattattttttttaaattaatggtaTACATACAAATATTTCAAATCTATTGTTAACGTCGGAAATTTTACTATTTTATGTTTATTTCCTGAAAATATTCTGTTTTTGTGTTATTACAAGAACGTATATTAAGGAAATTATTCTGGTGTAAACATACAGGATATCTAATTTCTTTATATTGTTGATATTGTTCCAGTCTAATTCAATAGAGCTATTAGAAatatcactaaaaataataaaaaaagtcagaATATTATATATCATGATTTTTTTAATCGAAATGTATACATTTTATGCAATTCCGTTAGGGTAGATATTGACACTGGTACATGACCATTTTGATTAATATTTTCAATTTGACTTGAGTAAAATCAAAAATTTAGTTAGTTACAATATAATAATTACTATAAACGCATTTATATGTAATTTTAAACATTCAAATCAATATTTTGTGGTACATGTATATGCCACATATCAATCAACATACATTTCTGTGATTTTGCCTTGGCTATTACTATGTATGTATACGGTTAATCAAAGCTCTTGTACATTCTCCCCTCATAGAAATGTAAATATGTTTTTCAATTCACGCACCATTTAAAGTTATTATTTCCGAAACAATATTGGTTGGCTGCATATTTTCTAAATTCATACACACCTGGGAATTCTTCCAACAGGTCGCTGATAAAATTTGATTCATCTGCTGCCACAAAAACTAAAGACACTAGTAGGATAACTAATAATCCAATTATACTGCTCTTCATTTTTTTATGATGTTTTTACTTTTATCGGAAACACAGAGTATTGTTATTCACTTGTTCAAAAGTCTAGTGTATAAtgacaaatattttaaatttaagtgGTCAACTAACGACAGTATCGCATCATTATATTGCATCATATATTTTATATAAACGTGATTCAGACTAATGATAGTCATTTTCGATAATTTGCTTGTCATAGATATATTGTGTATCATTTAAACAACATAAAAAAATCCAACATATTCAAATAGGTgaaaaccaaaaaattcaaaaaaactagcttaatataatattttatatctAATTTATCTGTATTCAATAATCCTACTTTTGCGTTCAGATATAAATGTCCAGATGACTTCATATAATATGGTCATAAGTTATGTGACAATCATTTTGACGTTTTTTATATAAGTTGATATTGGTTTTGAGATGTAATTGTAGGAACCATCTATAATGCCGGTAAGGACAAAGGTAATTTTTGTTAAGGTATGGCATGCATCTCTAAATACTTGATTATAAACAGCGGGAAAAATATGGACTAAAAGAGGTCTGTTTGAATATGCAGGAACTTTTGTATTGGCTTGACTTATACTTGTTCACGTGATAGTTTAGCAGATATATATGATAATAAAAAAACAGAGAATGCTCCGATATCTTACCTGACGATACAAATATTAAGGCAATATTTTATATTGCAATGGCGTATATTAGACAAAATGAAGTGCTATATAATCAAAAGACAGCATAATTTAGACATTATCTGGTaatgtagacgtaaatgtaattATGTTAAGAATAGATGTGGAAAATATGTATATAGTAGAGTTAAAAAATGATTAAATATAGTAAAATCCTTCTTcgattaaatgtaaattaatatacaCCTGCCTTGCCACAATTAAGAGGCTAAGCTGAACCTAAAGGATACTAGTGACGATTAATTAAACTTTCAGTTCTTCAGAGTGTCTCGTTCTTCATCATTCAAGAATTTAGAACGAGTAACTTTCTAAACGATGGTGACAGTTGGAATATAACTTTATAATTATAGAAATATCATTTGATAGCAAAATACAAAGAGAAAAAGATGATAACCTGACAATTGGAAATGATGAAATCAAAGAGGAAAAgagggtaaataaataaaatgagagaaCAGTTTAAATATGCGTATGTATTAGATATCACTTCTGCTGCGTAACAAGACGTATCAAGACATATATAAAGGAATGTCAAATAATTTAATTCATATTGAATAGGTATAAAGTGTCCAATAGATTTAGGGTTGATTTAGAAATTTGCCTCCAAAAATTTTCGTCTAATGTCTAAGAATCTGGGAATATTCACTTGTACCAGGGTTCGAAATTCAAATACAATATACCCATAATTTTAAACAATGAAGAGCCAGACTATCTGATATTAGCGGTTTTGGACTCTTTGGATTATTCTGTACTTCAGAATCGGAAGAAGTTGAGTGCAGATAATACTTCTCAAATTTCAATCTCTGAGAGGTGTTTTTATGTAAACGAGAGCATATAAAATCTGATTGATACGAGCAATCCAGATTCGGCCACTAAATTGGGTTCAATCAATTTTTGCTACATCAGCAATATTTTGCATGACGAAGATCTCAgttattttgtagatacattcatctATTCTGTGATTTATAGCATTCAACTAAATTCAAATCAACTTCATATAAATCTAAATATAATCCCCGTAGAAATAAGCTGTTTACTTTGCTGAAATACACTCACATATATCAGAGCGATGACATTGTTTTGACACTAGTGAACAAAGAATATACTGGTTCTCAAGACATCCTTCAAATGCACGTACCCATTTGAGCAGCATAAGTATTTTTGTATAAGGTTTCTATTAAAGCTCTAAACGCAAATGCAGTCTAAGAGATATATTACACTGACTTGAAGCCAAACTTTAATTCGACTCATTTCTGCTTGAATTCAAGGCCATAGGTATATTTATATAGTCAGAATATGGCTTGGTATGGTCTTGGTGGGAACTACCGCATCAATCTTGTTTAATGTATTATTGTCTCTTTCAGTCATCTATGAATATCTAAAAAAGCAAGCATGTTGATATTGAGCTGCATTGCGTCTGAAAAAGTGAGCAGATTAATATTTacgtaaatagcagtgaaattaatGATTAAATTCACAGAATGTAAGGTAGTGTGAAGTGACAAGCATTGGATAATTCGGATTACTAATTAACTTGCTTCTTTATTTGAACCCAGAAAAAAACGTTCTACTTTCAGAAGTCGAAAATAAGCTAATATACTCTTTCTAGAGTACGAATGTGTTTCAAATTGCATGCAATTCTATAAATATGAATCAGAAGAAGAGATGGTAAGTTCTGTAAGCAGAAAAGATTATCCAGAAAAATTAATAGAAGCATTATTGAAGAAAAAGGAATTAACGTTCAGAgaacagacaaaagtaaaaaatttTCTAACAATTTTATCATCAACAGAGGCTTTATTTAAACCAAGGAGAGTGCAAATGAGGTAGAAGGCATCCGTACCCGGGCTTTAAGAGACAGAACCCAAATTAGAAGAAAAAACGAGGACTTTTATAGATATTATTGGCAAGTCGAATCAGATATGGTTTTATCATTGCAAAGCTTCATCAAAAATCCAGCAGGTTCTAACTATTAACAACAGCTACTTCAAGTTATCTTCCAAATAAATATATTGCAATTTTCAATGAAGTATAGTGACATAAAAATGTGTTGTTTACAGTTCTGCATTTTATCAATAGCTCCGGTGAATCTCATATGTATcctaaaattcttaaaaaaaatgcaGCGCTTCTAATTAACGTTAATTTTCTTGGGTTTAAAATTTTTTAACTTGAATGGTTGCTCAAACCAAATTGGCTACATAAAACAAACTTAAATTAGGTTATGTTGGATGAATTGAGTAAATGTACACCACATTACCTTTTTTATGAATATAAATTACAACTATCAAATTCAAATTGATTTTTAATATATAGTATGTGAACTTGTAGTCATTTTATAAATTTATGTTATATGTTATTCTTTTACGttatctatttttttaattcacatGTCGGTCTTTTTTAACACCAGCTTATTCTCCTCATTTACACAGCATCAAATTTGCAACTAATATATTTTTATAGTTGGCGTGTTTTTGTCTACAGATACGTATATAGAGGTTATATGTATCTAATGAAAAACTTTTAATGATACAGCGTTTAATTAGAATTAGACGGAATTGATTGTTTTAAAATAGCAAAATTGGATGAATTGGTTATATTAGCTGGATAATAAGTAAGTGTCAAAATTAGTGTTGTGATTACAACTAGAAGATTGATTAGAATcaaaataaatattggtgatgatTTGCCTTTATCTTTATAATAGATATTTATTCACTATCATCTACAACCATATTATTCACACATATGATCCAGTCTAAAGTGTCCTGTTATCATACGTCTATTCTGGATCTTATATATCATTTATTGTGTGTtcagttttatgtggtcatccGCCATTTTTTAGCCACTAACTACTATATACAAAGTTACTGAATTATTGTTCAAATAGAAACGTATTTTATGAAGCAATGTTAAGAAAAACCGAGAAAAGTTTGGTTATTGGGTTTCTAGTGTTTTTTATTATTCAATTACGAGAGGCCTTTCAATTCTCAACATAGAGAGTTAAATTGACAGGCTAGAAGCTACGGTTAGCTAAACCATTCGGCAGCCCATCTTATCACCAgagtaaaatatatatgtatatatatatcaatGTATTGAGCAGGATATTGGCATTGATTAATTAGATATGGATAAGATAATATAATAGAAGAGTAGATGTGGATAAGATAATATAATATAGAGAAGATAGAGTGTAGATGACACAATTACATAGTGTACGTGTAGATAGTATGAATTAGTGTAAGGATGTGTAGATGTATGATATGGCGTGAATGTATAGAGATGCATGGTATAACATGAATGTGTAGAGATGATGTATGATATAGTATGAATGTGTTTTGAGATATGCATAGAAGAGTGTGTATAGACATGAATATaaagaaaatataagaaaacataatacgaaataaaatagaaaaaataacataGTGTATAATATGATAGTGTGATGATATAGAATATAAGATCGATAGGATCAAGAGATACGGTGATAGAATAGGATAATAGAAGATGATGTAGTGAAAATAGACAGATAAAGGGTGATGGGAGAGGATAGTATGATAGAGTAATAGAGGTAAATATTTATGatgtatagaatatatatatatatataattatagttTAAGCTGAATGGAAATAGATGGTTATGGTTTGGATTGAATAGATGTAGATAGTTATGATTTAGATTGTATAGATGTAGACAATGTAAATAGGAATAAATaacaatggacaataaatagtgtatATAGAGTATTAGTTATGATattatcagtatatataaataatattgttGAGGATGATGTATGTTAAGTATGTGAGTATTGTAATATGATTGTGAATATGTGGGTATTATGAAGATAATAATATTGTGAATGAGAGTAATATGATAAGATTATGAATAGGTGAGTTTAATATAGAATTATGTATGGATAATATGGTAGCAGGCTATATGAAATAGAATAAGCGATAAAGGTTGAATATGACAGGTTAGTAGAATTTAAAATGAATAAGTAGGATTTGAGAATAGAGAAATAGAAGTTGAAAGATAAAAAAGATATTAGTAATGACAAGAGTAGAGGTAAAATAGAGTAAGATAGATATGAATTAAGAATAAAGGATAGAATTAAGAAGAGATACAAATTAAGAATTTAATAAGAATAGGTATAGATAATATGATGATGATAGATATGGTGTGTTTGATAATATAATAAAGAGTAGTGATGTGGATATATAGAATACAGTATAGATTGAGGATATGAATAAAGCAATAGAAGATGAGATGAATGAATAGAATAGAATTTGAAGAGTTATAGGTTATAGACGAATAAGAGAAGATGAAATAGTACAGAAAGGCATGATAATAGAATAAGATAAGAAGAGAAGTAATGAGAATAGAGAGGTATGAGAGCATAATATAATAGAAGTGACTATGATAGATAGGTATGGTGTGTGCTGAATAGATGTAGGTATTGCTCTAAAGCAGCTCCAACATTTGTTTATCTGACTTTAATTAGTTTTCTGATATAGGCAGCCTTGCGAATTcaactttccaaaatttctcctaTCTTAATGCACCTGGCCGCCATGGCTTGATGTATCGTCAAGCCTTGCTCCtatttaataaaatacaaaaaaaactgtTAGATTTATATATGATATCTGTACCTTGCAACATCAATTCTACTGTCacagttttttttacatattgtcAAATAGCTTTCCAGTTTGTCTTAAACATCCAGAGTTCTCATATCAATAATTTACAAAATCGACGAATATGCACGAgtcaaatgacaaataaataaatgaattgaaTTGTAGATTGATGAGTAATGCAATATCAGCAAAGTGTAGACAGAATTAAAATAGTACATATCCGTACAAAACAACAACCTATACTAAACACCAGCAAAACAAAACTTAATATACACGCAATATGTTACGGTAACAATGTTAGAAATCAGAATGCTCAATTTGTATATATAGGCCCTTCTAAACAAAAACCTATATTGAGTTCGGTCTATCGACGCAAAATAATAAGAACAAATGATATCTcattatttttcatgttatttgCTAGTTCAAATAataatgattgaatacagtaaGTTTCTTGCATACGATGACGATAGAAGTTATGAAGTACCGAACATAGatgtatttttatacaaatattcagaaaaatatcttgtttctaaaaaaaaacaatGCAGAATCTGGAATCAAAATATTATAAATGGCTTTGAACCGATATTAGTGAAACAATTGTTACAAGTAATTTTTAGTGTTTTCTGATGTGAAAACGAGTCCATGATTTTTTTTCGACAATTCAGTACATTTCATACAATAGTCTGACATTATGTGAAGTCTAAAATAGTCGATGACATAGAATATTAGTTTTTTGATTAATATAATCAATTTCTAATGTtgtatataatataaaaatatgtatatatagcatgatataatataaaaatatgtatatatgtataatatGATAGAGTAATTGAATATACTGATAATTATGATAAATTGGAATCTTAGCTGAATATATAATAGTTGATATATTGATATTAAACAGCAGTGTTGGTACATGTTGATTCACAATAATAAACATAAAGATGTTGATTGAAATAGGTGATTAAATAATCAAAATTATATAAGGTGAAAGTGTAGAGAAGTTTACAATGAAACATATATGATTAAATATCAGATACAACAAAAAATTACGAATAGATTCATTGAATGAGTCTTGTTATAACAtatgattatttatttatatttgtgtaaaAGGTTATTTGATAGATAATTGTAATATTAGTAAAACAACTAATTATATTCGCTATTTAAAAGCTCAAACAATTCCATTGTATATTTATGTATAGGTATTACAAATATTATAAACAATATAGATAggacgataaataaaataaaataatagatgtAAAGAATATGGAATAATAGAACTGTACATAAAAtagggaaaagaagagaagatGAATAAAATATAGAACGTGTTTAGCATAAAAATAGTATACAGATAAGTCAGGAGAGAAGTTTCATAGCAATGCATAAGCGGTTTCTGAATCAAGGTATTAGAGTCTGGTGGGTATGTTTTTTAGTTCGTAATCTATGTATTGAGCCACCGACTAGGGATCCTTCTACACGACGTCTATAAAAAGGTTTTTtgtttattctgaaaaaaaaagtcagaaaggagagataaataatgaaaaacaaaaataaaattaaaaattgaagaatatcaaattgataataataattatGGTATATAGAAGATTATTTATAATACATGTGTATGACTgagaattatttaatatttttattattactctatatatataacatacatatatacatacatatatatatatatatattatgagccATGTATATATTAATCTCTTGTATTTTGATCAAAATTAGTTTATAAACTAGCTTTAAACAAGGTTATTCATAAAGCTTAAAATATAGAGTTAAATTAATTAACTATTTCATA is a genomic window containing:
- the LOC126304649 gene encoding uncharacterized protein LOC126304649, translating into MKSSIIGLLVILLVSLVFVAADESNFISDLLEEFPGVYEFRKYAANQYCFGNNNFKCNSQGKITEIQIENINQNGHVPVSISTLTELHKIDISNSSIELDWNNINNIKKLDILIFSGNKHKIVKFPTLTIDLKYLDLSNTRFDGELTKLPSTLLYINISNTGLTGSIPSFINNPNLRYFDVSNNKLKGDLPDFDRTNLLILNASNNMLN
- the LOC126304712 gene encoding SOSS complex subunit B1-A isoform X1, with product MASQSSSSIPITKIIDMKPGMKNLNVMFIVLERGSTTKTKEGGIIVQHLVADSTASITASLWDEKGEALQPGDIFIMNGGYASLYKTSLMLYCSRYGSIERVGEFTFLFSEQLNISNFEWIPDANAPGGYIQVESRSKGGIRSSSIHPTLR
- the LOC126304739 gene encoding uncharacterized protein LOC126304739, translating into MIKLTKINVSSNSLSGQISQFRDNNQLVSVDLSNNGFSGKIPSFERNTKLVYLNLSMNLFSEMKSFSRNINLETLDVSSNKITIGGDVQTFENNIRLSILNMSQNGFIRVSEINAPNLLKLDISSCQLNNITNFELKKLEYLNLSHNRLNQEVPDTKELPKLSELYLHHNQLTGELSSFKFNSELSKLIFHIIDYQARFHNSIEILSCQNCTFKSNISMLFINLSNNQLSDNIPSFIRHEKLVMLDLSYNKLSGQFPVININIRELRLNGNADLRYSCKEDILRDTYLNHHVCDLGTIVIISDTNAECAKNVNVTCKANLLSGTEPVYYIGILQILVVATGLMLIY
- the LOC126304712 gene encoding SOSS complex subunit B2 isoform X2, whose amino-acid sequence is MASQSSSSIPITKIIDMKPGMKNLNVMFIVLERGSTTKTKEGGIIVQHLVADSTASITASLWDEKGEALQPGDIFIMNGGYASLYKTSLMLYCSRYGSIERVGEAIKH